The following is a genomic window from uncultured Draconibacterium sp..
TTTTACTCCTGCTTCTTCAGCCACCGGAATTACATCGTCGAGAAAAGCTTTTAAATTCTTCCGTAACTGTTCTTTTCCAATACTCTTGTAACGATCAATAAACTCCAGAAAAAGGCCTTTAGGGTCGGAAACAGAACCATCAATAACTCCGTCGATAAAACCCTGTGTAACCACAATTATATTGTAAGCCAACTCTTCGGCTTCCTGTTCTGTCATTTTCTGAAAAACGGCTTTGGCATTTTCAACAATGTCGACTGGATAATCGGCTTCTGCTCCCGGGCGTTTCAGAATAAAAACATCGAACGCCACAAAGGTCGGGAAATCAAAATACATCGATTCGCCACCGTTTTTTAGCTTAAAATGCAAATCGGTACGTGCCCAGTCTAAAACCGGCATAAAATTGTAGCAGATGGTATCGATGCCACATTCGCCGAGATTTCGCACCGATTGTTGGTAATTGGCAATTAAACGGTCGCGATCATTCGAACAAATTTTTATTCCTTCAGATACGGGGAGACTCTCTACAACACTCCATCGCATGCCTCGTTTTTCAATTGCTGTTTTTACCTTTAAAATTTCTTCTACCGGCCACACTTCGCCATTTGGAATGTGATGTAAAGCTGTCACTACACCTTCCACTCCCATTTGTTGCAAATCATCAAGCGTCACCAAATCTTTCTCTCCAAACCAACGCCACGTTTTTTCTAAAGCCATTTTCTATCTATTTATATTTTTTGCACGAACATAGTAACATGAAAGATACCTACTGCAGATTATGCTGATAAAAATCTTAATGTTTGAATACCCCTGCGATATCTACGATTAACATTCAGCACATTAAAAATAAAGAAAGTGGCAATACCTAAAAGGCATACCACTTTATTTTTATCTATTTCTAAAACAAATTAATGTTGGTCGGGTTCAATTTACACACCGCTAAACGAGCTAAACCCACCATCAACAGGAAGAATTACACCTGTTATAAATGATGCTGCATCAGAGCATAAAAACTGCACCGCTCCGTTCAGTTCTTTTATATCGCCAAAGCGTCCCATTGGTGTGCGGGCCAGCACTTTTTTGCTACGCTCGGTGTACGACCCGTCGGGGTTGATCAGCACATTTCGGTTCTGGTCGCCGATAAAGAAGCCCGGAGCGATAGAATTTACTCTCACCTTTTCGCTGAATTTGGTTGCCATTTCCATGGCCATCCACTGCGTAAAAATATTAATCGCCGTTTTGGCTGTTGAGTACCCCAAAACCCTTGTAATTGCGGAGTAAGTAGCCATCGATGAAATGGTAATGATACTTCCCTCTCCTCTGTTTGCCATGGCTTCGCCAAACACCAAACTAGGGTATACTGTTCCATTCATATTCAAATCGTTCACTCGTTCGAAGTCCTCGATTTTCATATCAAAAACAGTTTGCTCCTCGGTTAAGGTAGCCCCCGGGAGATTTCCTCCGGCAGCATTTATCAGGATGTCAATCTGCCCCCATTTCTCAAGAATGGTATCGCGGGTTTGTTTCAATTCACTCATTTCCAAAACACTTGAAACAAAACCGATGGCCTCGCCTCCAAGTTCCTTCAGTTCTTCAACCCGGTTATTTACATTCTCTTCGCGAATATCGAGAACGGCCACTTTAACGCCAGCCTCAATTAAACTGCGGGCGATACTTCCTCCTAAAACTCCACCACCACCGGTTACTATGGCAACCTTATCTTTTAAACTAAACATTTCTTTTCTTATAAAATTTATTCTGCTGTCCCTTCAATTGTAATAATTTTTCCTTCGGCATCATACTCCATCTCCACAACTTTCAGGCTGCGCAGCCAGGTTTTGCCATTTGAAGGTACACAATCGTGATGAAACAGGTACCATTTGCCCTTAAATTCAACAATTGAATGGTGTGTTGTCCACCCCACAACCGGTGTTAAAATTACGCCCTGGTAAGTAAACGGGCCATAGGGACTATCTCCAATAGCGTAGCATAGTTTGTGGGTGTTTCCGGTTGAATACGAAAAGTAATATTTACCGTTGTATTTGTGCATCCATGAAGCTTCGAAAAAACGTCGGTCGTTATCGCCTGCTTTTATTGGCTCGCCGTTTTCATCCAAAATAACCAAAGCTTTTGGTTCTTCGCCAAACTCCAGCATATCGTCGCTTAGTTTAGCAACACGTGCGGGAAGTGCCTGCTCATCGTCCGCAGGTTCCTGGCCACATTCAATGGCTTTGTTATCGCGGTAACGCTGCAACTGGCCACCCCATAAACCACCAAAATACATGTAATGGCTACCATCTTCATCTTCAAAAACGCATGGATCGATGGAGTAACTACCTTTCATTGGCGCCTCTTGTGGAACAAATGGCCCCTCAGGTTTATCGCTGATAGCCACACCAATGCGGAAAATATCGGTTTGGTCTTTCAAAGGAAAGTACAGGTAATACTTACCATTTTTAAAGGCACAGTCGCTATCCCACAACTGGCGGCCTGCCCAGGGTATATCTTTTACATCCAATACATTTCCATGGTCGGTTACCTCCCCGTCAATATCATCCATTGAAAAAACATGGTAATCGCGCATATCAAAATGATCGCCATTATCATTTTCAGGAATTCCCGACTCCACATCATGAGATGGGTAAATGTATATTTTTCCGTTAAAAACGTGTGCTGCCGGATCGGCAGTATAAAGGTTGTCAACAAGATATCGTGCTTTTTTCATTTTATATTATATTTTACTTGCAAATTATTCTCTTCTACCAAAGATAAATTAAAATTTCCGGGAGCCACACGATTATGAGGCCCCCGGAGAAACTAACTAACTAACTAACTAACTAACTAACTAACTAACTAACTAACTACTTAAATCAATTATTTTATTTTTCAGCGTTGTTTGCTTCTTCAATTAACTTTGCCACAATACTTTTTGGCTCATTGTTTCTATCGAACAACAAAGGATAATCAACACGTCCCCGAATTGGGAAATTATTTTTCCACGATGTAGCATCAGAAACCCCCCAAACGGTCACGCGCGAAACAGCATCAGAATGTTTCAGAAACAGACGGAAAAAGTCGAGCATACGTTCGTCCCACTCGTTCATTTTTTCTACTGGAACACCTTCTGTATAAGGGTTCAGGCTTTGCTGATACTCGAAACTGGTAGCAATATCGGCACCAACATCCCTATTTCTGTTAGGTAAAATCGACATGTCAAGTTCGGTAACCATTACTTTCATTCCTTCGTTAGCATAGGCTTCAATTGCGGCTTCATAATCCTCCAATGAAGGGCTATCCATACCAATGTGTCCCTGCATACCAATACCGTCAATCCGTATTCCATCAGCTTTTAAATCACGCACCATCTGAACGATTGCATCGCGTTTACCAGGAAACCATTCGTTATAATCATTGTAGTACAATTCTGCATCAGGATCGGCTTCGTGTGCAAACTGGAAAGCCAGCTTAATAAAGTCGTCGCCAACAATTTGGAGAAACTTACTGTTGCGCATGCTGCCATCTTCCATAATAGCTTCGTTTACCACATCCCAGCCTTTAATTTTACCTTTATAACGGCCAACTACCGTGTAAATGTGATCTTTCATGCGCTGAATCATCACTTCACGCGAAACATCATTTCCTTCATCGTCAGTAAAAAACCAGCGAGGAGCCTGAGAATGCCAGATTAAACAATGACCGGTTATAAATTTATCGTTCTCAACTCCAAATTCTACAAATTGATCGGGAAGGTCAAAATTGTATTCATTTTCAGTTGGATGAATAGGACCGCTTTTCATACAGTTTTCGGCAACAATAGCTTCAAACTGATTTTTAATCACCTCAACTCCGGCACTATCCCTTCCGGTAATTTGCCATTCATTTAAGGCTGTACCAATATAAAATTTACCGGCAAAAGCATCTTTTAAAGTTGCTGTTTTCTTCGACTGCTTCGTTGTGCCGCTGTTACACGACACCAAACCGACTAGCAGTGCCATCAAAACAAATCCATTAAATTTTTTCATTCTTTTAGTATTATGGTTTAAATTATTTCTCCACTTAAAAACTTCATTGTAGCGGATTACATTCTTCTTATATTCAATTCTTCCTGAATCTGAATTTCTTTGTTCTTATTTATTTCGTAAAAGAAGAGCAGAGCTACGCCGATCAAAAACGGAATCGAAGGGTAAATACTCACCAACATTTTTGCTCCCTGTGCCACACTTTCGGGCTGAACCACTTCCTGACCAGCCGCCACAGCATCTTTCGATACGTAACCATACAAACCAAGAATCCAGGTAACAATTGCACCTCCAATGGCCAAACCAGCTTTTAAGCCCACCATCATTGCGGAAAAGATAATAGCCGTAGCGCGACGATTATTAACCCACTCCGAGTAGTCGGCAACATCGGCAATCATTGCCCAAAGAATAGGTGTTGTTACACCATAGAAAAACATGTGCAGTGCCTGTGCTAAAAACATTATGCGAACATCTTCAGGATTGTAAAAAATGAAGGACACAATAAACAAAGTAGCAATAAATAATGCGGCTCCGAATACATCGCGTTTTCCGAATTTGTTGGCCAGCTTACTGGAAACGGCGATACCGATCATGGAGCAAATAATTCCTCCGGCGTTAAACAAACCAAAGCCTGCCGATGCTACATCCGATTCAAAAAAGTTCAATCCCACGGCCGACAGCGAATCTAAAATCGGCTGAATAAAACTTTGCAGTGCTGCCTCATCAACGTAATTATTGAAATAATAAACGTACGATCCTCCTTTCATAGCCAGCGTTACAAAAACCAGAATAGTAAGCGTTAACATGATGATCCAGGGACGGTTTTTAAACAAGTCGCCCAAATCGTCTTTTAAACTCGATTCCTGTTCTGGACTAGGAATTACACGTTCTTTTGTAGTAAGAAAAGTGATCAGCAATAACACGGTACCAATGATGGCCATCCAGGTCATTACCGATTCAATTCCCGCAGCTTTATCTCCATCGCCTACATGTAAAATGATGGGCAGCATAAACACCTGCACAAAAAACTGTGCAAACATTACGGCCGCAAAGCGGTACGAAGACAGACTGTTTCGCTCCGACATATCGCCGGTTATCACACCGCTTAATGCTGAATAAGGCAGATTACTTGCAGCATATGCCAACAATAAAAGCGTATAAGTTCCGGCTGCA
Proteins encoded in this region:
- a CDS encoding glycoside-pentoside-hexuronide (GPH):cation symporter, translating into MKTNSQKISVLEKIGYSLGDLAANLVFQTLVTFLAFFYTDIYGLKNDHASVIMLSVGLVAAFAFNPIIGALADRTRSRWGKFRPWILFTAIPLGVIALLAFTTPDFSYKGKLIYAAGTYTLLLLAYAASNLPYSALSGVITGDMSERNSLSSYRFAAVMFAQFFVQVFMLPIILHVGDGDKAAGIESVMTWMAIIGTVLLLITFLTTKERVIPSPEQESSLKDDLGDLFKNRPWIIMLTLTILVFVTLAMKGGSYVYYFNNYVDEAALQSFIQPILDSLSAVGLNFFESDVASAGFGLFNAGGIICSMIGIAVSSKLANKFGKRDVFGAALFIATLFIVSFIFYNPEDVRIMFLAQALHMFFYGVTTPILWAMIADVADYSEWVNNRRATAIIFSAMMVGLKAGLAIGGAIVTWILGLYGYVSKDAVAAGQEVVQPESVAQGAKMLVSIYPSIPFLIGVALLFFYEINKNKEIQIQEELNIRRM
- a CDS encoding endo-1,4-beta-xylanase yields the protein MKKFNGFVLMALLVGLVSCNSGTTKQSKKTATLKDAFAGKFYIGTALNEWQITGRDSAGVEVIKNQFEAIVAENCMKSGPIHPTENEYNFDLPDQFVEFGVENDKFITGHCLIWHSQAPRWFFTDDEGNDVSREVMIQRMKDHIYTVVGRYKGKIKGWDVVNEAIMEDGSMRNSKFLQIVGDDFIKLAFQFAHEADPDAELYYNDYNEWFPGKRDAIVQMVRDLKADGIRIDGIGMQGHIGMDSPSLEDYEAAIEAYANEGMKVMVTELDMSILPNRNRDVGADIATSFEYQQSLNPYTEGVPVEKMNEWDERMLDFFRLFLKHSDAVSRVTVWGVSDATSWKNNFPIRGRVDYPLLFDRNNEPKSIVAKLIEEANNAEK
- a CDS encoding glycoside hydrolase family 43 protein; the protein is MKKARYLVDNLYTADPAAHVFNGKIYIYPSHDVESGIPENDNGDHFDMRDYHVFSMDDIDGEVTDHGNVLDVKDIPWAGRQLWDSDCAFKNGKYYLYFPLKDQTDIFRIGVAISDKPEGPFVPQEAPMKGSYSIDPCVFEDEDGSHYMYFGGLWGGQLQRYRDNKAIECGQEPADDEQALPARVAKLSDDMLEFGEEPKALVILDENGEPIKAGDNDRRFFEASWMHKYNGKYYFSYSTGNTHKLCYAIGDSPYGPFTYQGVILTPVVGWTTHHSIVEFKGKWYLFHHDCVPSNGKTWLRSLKVVEMEYDAEGKIITIEGTAE
- a CDS encoding SDR family oxidoreductase; its protein translation is MFSLKDKVAIVTGGGGVLGGSIARSLIEAGVKVAVLDIREENVNNRVEELKELGGEAIGFVSSVLEMSELKQTRDTILEKWGQIDILINAAGGNLPGATLTEEQTVFDMKIEDFERVNDLNMNGTVYPSLVFGEAMANRGEGSIITISSMATYSAITRVLGYSTAKTAINIFTQWMAMEMATKFSEKVRVNSIAPGFFIGDQNRNVLINPDGSYTERSKKVLARTPMGRFGDIKELNGAVQFLCSDAASFITGVILPVDGGFSSFSGV
- the uxuA gene encoding mannonate dehydratase, producing the protein MALEKTWRWFGEKDLVTLDDLQQMGVEGVVTALHHIPNGEVWPVEEILKVKTAIEKRGMRWSVVESLPVSEGIKICSNDRDRLIANYQQSVRNLGECGIDTICYNFMPVLDWARTDLHFKLKNGGESMYFDFPTFVAFDVFILKRPGAEADYPVDIVENAKAVFQKMTEQEAEELAYNIIVVTQGFIDGVIDGSVSDPKGLFLEFIDRYKSIGKEQLRKNLKAFLDDVIPVAEEAGVKLAIHPDDPPFPVLGLPRIIGQLEDYEWLFKANTSPNNGVTFCAGSLSARKENDLLEVIEKTHDRIHFVHLRNTLLLEDGSFYESGHLTGSQNMMKIMYALIKEQKRRIQAGRSDVKMPVRPDHGIRIMDDYKYNYNPGYPLIGRLKGLAELDGLMHGIEFMLAEEV